A portion of the Edaphobacter lichenicola genome contains these proteins:
- a CDS encoding CRTAC1 family protein: protein MNLPRRRFLGSSLFVLGSTLVEALATPLSQWRDPTLVEAAMSNPVPPQVQFVDVAQQAGLNIPNVWGGIDHKRSIIEAKGSGLAFFDYDHDGWLDIYLTNGNRLDINWPAGKAPTSHLYKNNRDGTFTDVTEKSGLGVTGWQTGVCVGDYDNDGWDDLFCTFWGHNILFHNNGNGTFTDVTRKAGLRQEHIRWGAGCTFLDYDRDGHLDLFVCNYLKLDPEKIPAAADTHFCQWKGVPIMCGPRGLPGDTNILYHNNGDGTFTDVSEKSGILKPGPRYSITSVSYDFDNDGWPDIYVAVDSQPSILFQNNHDGTFTDVAVMAGCAYSDGGHEQAGMGVAVADYDCDGWFDIFKTNFADDTCNLYHNNGDGTFSDVTFAAGVGVNNRYVAWGCGFIDYDNDGWQDILQVNGHVYPEIDNYHFDQTFKNPRLVYKNLGNGHFKDVSPEMGSGINEHFSSRGAAFGDYDNDGDMDALILNMNDVPSLLRNDGGNKQNWIKIKLVGTKCNRTAIGARVRIITGKHIQMDEVNSGSSVMSQNDLRLHFGLGKVETVDAIEVKWPTTQKVEKFTLVKANQILTIREGDGIVSTMKPVSA from the coding sequence ATGAATCTTCCGCGCCGGCGTTTTCTCGGCTCATCTCTTTTTGTACTTGGTAGTACGTTGGTTGAGGCTTTGGCGACTCCACTTTCGCAGTGGAGAGATCCAACACTTGTAGAAGCTGCGATGTCTAACCCTGTTCCTCCTCAGGTTCAGTTTGTCGATGTTGCGCAGCAGGCCGGCCTGAACATTCCGAATGTGTGGGGTGGGATTGACCATAAGCGATCCATTATTGAAGCCAAAGGAAGCGGACTCGCTTTTTTTGACTACGACCACGACGGATGGCTGGATATCTATCTCACCAATGGAAATCGGCTCGATATAAACTGGCCGGCTGGAAAGGCTCCCACATCACACCTCTACAAGAACAATCGAGATGGCACTTTTACTGACGTCACGGAGAAATCAGGATTGGGAGTTACCGGCTGGCAGACCGGCGTATGCGTTGGCGACTACGACAATGATGGATGGGATGATCTGTTTTGCACCTTCTGGGGTCATAACATTCTCTTCCACAATAATGGGAATGGCACTTTTACGGATGTCACGCGCAAAGCAGGTCTCCGTCAGGAACACATTCGCTGGGGTGCAGGGTGTACCTTTCTCGACTACGACCGGGACGGTCACCTCGACCTGTTTGTATGTAATTACCTCAAGCTTGATCCCGAGAAGATACCCGCGGCCGCTGACACGCACTTTTGCCAGTGGAAGGGCGTTCCAATCATGTGTGGGCCACGCGGGCTTCCTGGCGACACGAACATCCTCTATCACAACAATGGTGACGGTACCTTCACTGACGTTTCAGAGAAGTCCGGCATCTTGAAACCTGGTCCACGATATTCCATTACCTCGGTCTCTTACGATTTTGATAACGATGGATGGCCCGATATTTATGTCGCGGTGGACTCTCAACCGAGCATCCTCTTTCAGAACAACCATGACGGAACGTTCACCGATGTTGCAGTCATGGCTGGTTGTGCCTATAGCGATGGTGGACATGAACAGGCCGGGATGGGAGTCGCCGTCGCGGACTACGACTGCGACGGCTGGTTTGACATATTCAAAACTAATTTTGCGGATGATACCTGCAACTTGTACCACAACAATGGTGACGGTACGTTTAGCGATGTTACGTTTGCCGCAGGCGTCGGAGTCAATAATCGCTACGTCGCGTGGGGATGTGGGTTTATCGACTATGACAATGACGGTTGGCAGGACATACTTCAAGTGAATGGACATGTGTACCCGGAGATTGATAACTACCACTTTGATCAAACTTTCAAGAATCCGCGCCTGGTCTACAAGAATCTTGGCAATGGACACTTCAAAGATGTTTCGCCGGAGATGGGGTCCGGCATCAATGAGCACTTCTCCAGCCGAGGCGCAGCCTTTGGAGACTATGATAACGATGGTGATATGGATGCACTGATTTTAAATATGAATGATGTGCCATCGCTCCTTCGTAATGATGGAGGGAACAAACAGAACTGGATCAAGATCAAGCTCGTGGGAACGAAGTGCAATCGCACGGCGATTGGAGCAAGGGTGCGGATTATCACGGGCAAACATATCCAAATGGACGAAGTTAATAGCGGTTCAAGCGTCATGTCGCAAAATGACCTGCGCCTTCACTTTGGACTAGGGAAAGTCGAGACCGTGGATGCGATCGAAGTCAAGTGGCCAACTACGCAGAAGGTCGAAAAATTTACGTTGGTCAAAGCAAACCAGATACTCACGATCCGCGAAGGCGATGGCATCGTCAGTACGATGAAACCGGTCTCGGCGTAG
- a CDS encoding FG-GAP-like repeat-containing protein, translating into MTPGSDEYITERYASEIGLQLNGWKRALEASTHDLSVLSRSLDPSLQASSLVPVETKTLRSGDGIETVRRRFANEVVAGREQFLHAIQDWLGPISRVETAEFEVTSIAEIASAPLTVRLDIRYDLVGTRSDQRREERVGSWRTEWSHDESHPAPDAWNVRRWEAGEEILSVTNGAAFVDVTSRALGGVESYTSQMLRGSDYWRTVLDGACGIDVYGNNGIAAGDFDNDGFDDLYVCQPAGLPNRLYRNRGDGTFEDVTERSGVGVLDNTACALFADFRNSGRQDLLVVCGSGPLLFLNKGDGTFALKRDAFKFKGAPQGSFTHAAVADYDCDGRLDIYFCLYSYYLGLDQYHYPVPYFDARNGPANCLLHNEGDGNFVEKTEAAGLNVDNNRYSFACAWGESGSSGSPDLYVANDFGRNNLYRNNGDGTFRTVSSSSHVEDVGAGMSACWSDFNDDGKQDIYAADMWSAAGQRVSTQKQFQERAPEEIRELYRRHARGNALYRNQGNGVFQNVSEQAGVEMGRWAWCSDFWDFDHDGYPDLYVANGYITAPERKQERSDLGSFFWRQVVAKSPNDSTPSLAYEKGWNALNELIRSDASWSGHERNVAFANNRDGTFSEVSGALGLDFPEDSRSFVLADLDHDGRLELILKNRNAPQLRILHNGMKDLGDSIAFRLRGTKSNRDGIGTAITVEAGTLRQTKYLQAGSGFLAQHSKELFFGVGKPEGAIQCTIRWPSGLSQRFEHLPVNHRIEFEEGANTFTAKPFAPTNSSYAQAPLPPVLEPLPAQVETWLIEPLLAPGFSLPDLSGGMRELRSLRGSFVLLNFWATTAPLCRDQLRLLHRHESTLAAGQLKVLAVSVDQPNDTAKARSFAAEERFSFPVVFATEDVAGIYNIIYRYLFDRRRDLAIPTSLLLDREGMIVKIYQGPISPERLLDDVKAIPTTAAGRMQKAMPLGGVLYQGGFQRNDFTYGVALYQHGYLEQAAESFQQVIAAKPDDPEGYYNLGTLNLRKNDFKQARQYLQQTLKLRPDYPEAWNNLGMMAAQEGHPDEAIQSFQQSLLLRPTYAIALLNLGNVYRRQGVFEKALDCLNRALALEPDNPEVNYSLGMFYAQQSQMQSASDYLQRAIELRPDYPEALNNLGVLFVREQNYAKAREQFETCIRLVPTFDQSYLNLARLYALQNDRGRAIEVLQQLLKMQPQNAGAIQATKMLDREP; encoded by the coding sequence GTGACGCCCGGTTCGGATGAGTACATCACTGAGAGATACGCCTCTGAAATCGGACTACAGCTCAACGGGTGGAAGCGGGCTCTTGAGGCATCAACGCACGATCTTTCCGTCCTGTCTCGATCGCTGGATCCTTCCCTTCAAGCCTCGTCGCTGGTTCCCGTCGAGACGAAGACGCTGCGCTCTGGGGACGGGATCGAAACCGTACGGAGACGGTTTGCCAACGAGGTCGTTGCTGGGCGCGAGCAATTTCTCCACGCGATCCAAGATTGGCTGGGACCGATTTCGCGCGTCGAAACAGCGGAGTTCGAAGTTACAAGTATCGCTGAGATCGCGAGCGCGCCACTCACGGTCCGCCTGGATATTCGGTATGACCTTGTCGGAACTCGCAGCGATCAGCGCCGCGAGGAACGGGTTGGATCGTGGCGCACGGAGTGGTCGCATGATGAATCCCATCCTGCACCCGATGCCTGGAATGTTCGCCGATGGGAGGCGGGTGAGGAGATTCTGAGCGTCACGAACGGTGCCGCATTTGTCGACGTCACATCTCGCGCCCTAGGCGGAGTGGAGTCGTATACGAGCCAGATGCTTCGCGGGTCTGACTATTGGCGGACGGTTCTAGATGGTGCATGTGGGATTGATGTCTACGGCAACAACGGTATCGCCGCGGGTGACTTCGACAACGATGGATTCGACGATCTTTACGTTTGCCAGCCAGCAGGCCTGCCTAACCGGCTCTATCGAAATCGGGGCGACGGAACGTTTGAAGACGTAACGGAACGATCGGGCGTCGGAGTACTGGACAACACCGCATGCGCTCTGTTTGCCGACTTTCGGAACAGCGGGCGTCAGGACCTTCTGGTGGTGTGTGGGAGCGGACCCCTGCTCTTTCTCAATAAAGGGGACGGAACATTTGCTCTGAAGCGCGACGCATTCAAGTTTAAGGGTGCTCCACAGGGATCGTTCACACATGCGGCTGTGGCCGACTATGATTGCGACGGTCGTCTCGATATTTACTTCTGCCTTTACAGCTACTATCTCGGGCTGGATCAGTATCACTACCCAGTTCCCTACTTCGACGCGCGCAATGGCCCAGCCAATTGCCTTCTGCACAACGAAGGGGACGGGAACTTCGTTGAGAAGACCGAAGCGGCGGGATTAAACGTGGATAACAATCGGTACAGCTTCGCTTGCGCGTGGGGCGAATCTGGTTCGAGCGGCTCGCCCGACCTCTATGTGGCCAATGACTTCGGACGGAATAATTTATATCGCAACAACGGCGATGGAACGTTCCGCACAGTTTCAAGTTCGTCCCACGTTGAAGATGTAGGGGCTGGAATGAGCGCGTGCTGGTCCGATTTTAACGACGATGGAAAGCAGGATATTTATGCCGCCGATATGTGGTCGGCGGCAGGCCAAAGGGTTTCAACGCAGAAGCAGTTTCAGGAGCGAGCGCCGGAAGAGATAAGGGAGCTTTATCGTCGGCATGCACGAGGCAATGCGCTCTATCGAAACCAAGGGAACGGGGTGTTTCAAAACGTCAGCGAGCAGGCTGGGGTTGAGATGGGCCGCTGGGCCTGGTGTTCGGATTTTTGGGACTTCGATCACGATGGCTACCCCGACCTCTATGTCGCGAACGGGTATATCACAGCACCGGAACGGAAGCAGGAACGGAGTGATCTTGGCAGCTTCTTCTGGCGACAGGTGGTGGCGAAATCACCGAATGATTCGACTCCCTCACTGGCTTATGAAAAGGGATGGAATGCTCTGAATGAATTAATTCGGTCGGATGCATCCTGGAGCGGCCATGAAAGGAATGTAGCGTTCGCGAATAACCGAGATGGAACGTTCTCCGAGGTTTCGGGCGCGCTTGGACTGGATTTCCCCGAGGACAGCCGATCTTTTGTTCTCGCTGATCTCGATCATGATGGCCGCTTGGAACTCATTCTCAAAAACCGCAATGCGCCGCAGTTGCGGATTCTTCATAACGGGATGAAGGACCTCGGCGATTCCATCGCATTTCGCTTGCGTGGGACTAAGAGCAATCGCGATGGAATCGGAACAGCGATTACGGTCGAAGCAGGAACGCTGAGGCAGACGAAGTATCTGCAAGCGGGCTCGGGGTTTTTGGCTCAGCATTCGAAAGAGTTGTTCTTCGGAGTCGGGAAGCCGGAGGGGGCGATTCAGTGCACGATTCGTTGGCCTAGCGGTCTGTCTCAGAGATTCGAACATTTACCTGTAAACCATCGGATTGAATTTGAGGAGGGTGCGAATACCTTTACTGCGAAACCATTCGCCCCGACAAACTCTTCTTACGCGCAAGCGCCACTACCGCCTGTCTTAGAACCGCTGCCAGCCCAGGTAGAGACTTGGCTCATTGAGCCATTGCTGGCACCGGGATTTTCCTTGCCAGATCTCTCAGGCGGGATGCGAGAACTGCGATCGCTGCGCGGTAGCTTTGTGCTGCTCAACTTCTGGGCGACAACGGCGCCTCTCTGCCGTGACCAGTTGAGACTTCTTCATCGTCACGAGTCGACGCTCGCCGCAGGGCAGCTCAAAGTTCTGGCGGTAAGCGTCGACCAGCCAAACGATACTGCCAAAGCTCGCTCCTTTGCTGCAGAGGAACGATTTTCCTTCCCCGTTGTCTTTGCAACGGAAGATGTGGCGGGAATCTACAACATCATCTACCGGTACCTGTTCGATCGCCGCAGGGATCTCGCGATTCCGACCTCACTTCTGCTGGATCGAGAGGGGATGATCGTCAAGATTTATCAGGGACCGATTAGCCCGGAGCGCCTGCTTGATGATGTAAAAGCTATCCCAACTACGGCGGCCGGTCGCATGCAAAAGGCGATGCCCTTGGGCGGAGTACTGTACCAGGGAGGGTTTCAGCGGAATGACTTTACCTACGGGGTAGCGCTCTATCAACACGGATACCTGGAGCAGGCCGCTGAATCATTTCAGCAGGTCATCGCCGCAAAGCCGGATGATCCCGAAGGCTACTACAACCTCGGAACACTCAACTTGCGGAAGAATGATTTCAAGCAGGCGCGACAATACCTTCAACAGACCCTGAAGCTGCGTCCAGACTATCCTGAGGCCTGGAACAATCTCGGAATGATGGCTGCGCAGGAAGGCCATCCGGACGAAGCCATCCAAAGCTTTCAACAGTCGTTGCTCCTGAGACCCACCTATGCCATCGCGCTATTGAACCTGGGAAATGTCTACCGGCGTCAGGGTGTTTTTGAGAAGGCACTCGACTGCTTGAACCGTGCGCTTGCACTTGAACCCGACAATCCCGAGGTCAACTACAGTCTCGGCATGTTCTATGCGCAGCAGAGCCAGATGCAGAGTGCATCGGATTACCTGCAGAGAGCAATCGAGCTGCGTCCGGATTATCCCGAAGCACTGAACAACCTTGGCGTTCTCTTTGTGCGGGAGCAGAATTACGCGAAGGCGAGGGAACAGTTCGAGACTTGCATCCGTCTCGTCCCAACCTTCGATCAGTCTTATCTCAATCTTGCTCGACTGTATGCGCTGCAGAACGACAGGGGAAGAGCGATAGAAGTTTTGCAACAACTGCTGAAGATGCAACCGCAGAACGCTGGGGCCATTCAGGCCACGAAGATGTTAGATAGAGAGCCTTGA
- a CDS encoding TonB-dependent receptor, with the protein MATDRTAKSLLRHFGYITVTCLFFLLVQATAAFGQVDQGSVAGNVQDSTGAFIPNAKVTLLNKDVGLSLESTTNSSGEYLFTPVRIGNYSLTVTAAGFSTTTQENLKVEVGQHLQANMQLKTGVSAETVEVNTAPPQLQADEASVGQVIGEKTVNDLPLNGRNFTFLAQLGAGVNTPQADTRGNAASGAFSANGLRPSQNNYLLDGIDNNSDTVDFLNGTNFIVLPPVDAIQEFKVQTADFSADLGRAAGAVLNATIKSGTNSIHGSVWEFFRNDVLDAANWFSNNNGTPKGELRQNQFGASIGGPIIKNKLFVFGDYEGLRVVQGVTSTATVPTLTERNSGYTNLSDLLQTKTQTDALGRIIPLGTVLDPATTRPVGSGFVRDPFLGPGSPCSAATTNFSAGCNLNQIPRSRIDPNAVALLNLYPLPTSGALNTTNFSSSPKSTESRNAFDVRADFNPSDKNQIFFRFSYVDDPQFIPGTFGGIADGGAFQQGIQTAKADQAALGYTHAFSQSAVNVARAGFNHLHTTRFGPEGNTLGIPAQFGIQGIPQVSENGGLPGFTFGGLSNLGGNNFLPSDEVSQTLQITDDFTKIYGKHSFKTGIEYQHVKFSTLQPAYSRGQFDYNGTYTDVPNSNQNLTGIAQFLLQPMLSTVPGGVDYSGGSDQVQASNINKTYDVKNYFAAYFQDDWKVTPKMTLNLGVRYDYFGPLGESNGGQANFIQDGPPNGTPTYIIPASGKDDRALSTSFVNLLAQDGIALELTNKYGNGLTQTQKNNISPRVGFAYQASPKAVIRGGVGLFYNAFENQGYGPNIGENYPFVYNFNYQIQGAVNPVSAGTPYAGCPTGGPGGTATFESGFSCLSFTPTQVNGSQLNLQGLQFNYQTPVTLSSNLTVQYAVTQTLSATVGYVFTNAWNLQTGIGNNNPSQLWAAGTNLTTTPGALPFPDFARNGSYQRTIGSSDYNGLQMKLEQANWKGLSYLATYTYSKTLSDAGDLLNGGSVGGYRAPAVPGLGIGFDNALAGFDIRNVFHFSGGYGLPFGSGKQFLSNSGKLTNAVIGGWSANWIVTLEGGQPITLTCPTATTSGTNCDDVNVPGESQKLGLHLDGNNKLSWFGNPNAFQQPCPLGSPATAGCIPATGAALLGGNPATTTGPPIKTFDFSAFKAFQLTERFSMQFRSEFFNIFNHPNFNAPNFGGNGVVGISGSGNFTSNTFGEIGSTRTNPRQVQFALKLYF; encoded by the coding sequence ATGGCTACTGATCGCACCGCAAAGAGTTTGCTTCGACATTTTGGATACATAACCGTCACTTGCTTGTTCTTTCTCCTCGTGCAAGCCACGGCCGCATTCGGCCAGGTTGACCAGGGGTCAGTCGCCGGTAACGTGCAGGACTCTACCGGCGCGTTTATCCCCAATGCAAAGGTGACCCTCCTGAACAAGGATGTAGGCTTGTCTCTCGAATCCACGACGAACAGCAGCGGCGAGTACCTCTTTACGCCGGTCAGAATTGGAAACTATTCCCTCACCGTCACCGCTGCGGGATTCTCTACGACAACACAGGAAAACCTGAAGGTGGAAGTCGGCCAGCACCTGCAGGCAAACATGCAGTTGAAGACGGGCGTATCCGCTGAAACCGTTGAAGTGAACACCGCACCGCCTCAACTGCAGGCCGATGAAGCGTCGGTCGGGCAGGTCATCGGTGAAAAGACGGTCAACGACCTCCCTCTGAACGGCCGTAACTTTACGTTCCTGGCACAGCTCGGTGCCGGCGTTAACACACCTCAGGCAGACACCCGGGGTAACGCGGCCTCAGGTGCCTTCTCCGCCAACGGTCTCCGACCCTCGCAAAACAACTACCTGTTGGACGGTATCGATAACAACTCCGACACCGTCGACTTCCTGAACGGAACAAACTTTATCGTTCTGCCTCCGGTGGATGCAATTCAGGAGTTCAAAGTTCAGACCGCGGACTTCAGCGCCGACCTTGGCCGTGCCGCAGGTGCCGTTCTCAACGCAACGATCAAGTCCGGTACGAATAGCATTCACGGTAGCGTCTGGGAGTTCTTCCGCAATGATGTGCTCGACGCGGCGAACTGGTTTTCCAATAACAACGGAACTCCAAAAGGAGAGCTACGCCAGAATCAATTCGGAGCCTCCATCGGTGGACCGATCATCAAAAACAAGTTGTTCGTCTTCGGTGACTATGAAGGGCTCCGAGTCGTACAAGGAGTCACTTCAACTGCTACTGTGCCAACGTTGACGGAGCGCAACAGCGGTTACACCAACCTTTCGGACCTCCTGCAGACGAAGACCCAAACGGACGCCCTTGGTCGAATCATCCCACTCGGCACAGTCTTGGATCCGGCAACGACGCGACCGGTTGGTAGCGGCTTTGTTCGTGACCCGTTTCTCGGGCCTGGATCCCCGTGTTCCGCTGCGACCACGAACTTTTCCGCTGGCTGCAACCTCAATCAGATTCCCAGGTCCCGCATCGATCCGAACGCCGTCGCCCTGTTGAACCTGTATCCCTTACCGACTAGCGGCGCGCTCAACACCACGAACTTCTCATCATCGCCGAAGTCGACCGAGAGTCGAAATGCCTTCGACGTCCGGGCGGACTTCAACCCCAGCGACAAAAATCAGATATTCTTCCGCTTCAGCTATGTGGATGACCCTCAATTCATTCCTGGTACCTTCGGCGGTATTGCAGATGGCGGCGCCTTCCAGCAAGGCATCCAGACCGCCAAAGCCGATCAGGCCGCGTTAGGATACACCCATGCGTTCTCGCAGAGCGCGGTCAACGTAGCACGCGCTGGGTTTAATCATCTTCACACCACGCGATTCGGTCCAGAGGGCAATACCCTCGGCATTCCTGCTCAGTTTGGGATTCAAGGAATACCGCAGGTATCTGAAAACGGAGGTCTTCCCGGCTTCACATTCGGTGGCTTGTCGAACCTGGGCGGCAATAACTTCCTGCCGTCGGACGAAGTCAGTCAGACCCTGCAGATCACCGACGACTTCACGAAAATCTATGGCAAGCACAGCTTCAAAACAGGTATCGAATACCAGCACGTAAAGTTTTCGACCCTGCAGCCTGCATATTCGCGCGGTCAGTTCGACTACAACGGTACCTACACCGACGTTCCGAACAGCAACCAAAACCTCACCGGCATAGCGCAGTTTCTCCTGCAGCCAATGCTGTCGACCGTTCCGGGTGGAGTCGATTATTCGGGAGGATCCGATCAGGTGCAGGCCTCCAACATCAACAAGACCTACGACGTGAAAAACTACTTCGCGGCGTACTTCCAGGATGACTGGAAGGTAACTCCTAAGATGACTCTCAATCTTGGTGTGCGTTATGACTACTTCGGACCGCTCGGCGAGTCCAATGGAGGTCAGGCCAACTTCATTCAGGACGGCCCGCCAAACGGGACACCAACCTACATCATTCCGGCCTCCGGTAAGGATGACAGGGCCTTGTCGACGAGCTTCGTCAATCTATTGGCCCAGGATGGGATTGCGCTTGAGTTGACCAACAAATACGGAAATGGTCTCACGCAGACACAAAAAAATAACATCTCACCACGCGTAGGATTTGCGTATCAAGCGTCACCAAAGGCCGTGATACGCGGCGGCGTGGGCTTGTTCTACAACGCATTTGAAAATCAGGGATATGGCCCCAATATCGGCGAAAACTATCCCTTCGTCTACAACTTCAACTATCAAATTCAAGGAGCAGTCAATCCGGTCAGTGCTGGTACGCCTTACGCCGGGTGCCCGACAGGTGGCCCAGGTGGAACCGCAACCTTTGAGTCGGGTTTCTCCTGTCTCTCCTTTACGCCCACTCAGGTCAATGGATCGCAGCTCAATCTGCAGGGACTTCAGTTCAACTACCAAACCCCTGTTACGTTGAGCTCGAACCTTACTGTTCAATATGCGGTAACCCAGACACTAAGTGCGACCGTGGGCTATGTCTTTACGAATGCTTGGAATCTTCAGACAGGTATTGGCAACAACAACCCATCCCAACTCTGGGCAGCCGGTACAAACCTGACCACCACACCAGGCGCACTTCCATTCCCTGACTTTGCACGCAACGGTAGTTATCAGCGAACGATTGGAAGTAGCGACTACAACGGCCTGCAAATGAAGCTCGAACAAGCGAACTGGAAGGGCCTAAGCTACCTCGCCACTTACACCTATTCGAAGACACTCTCCGATGCTGGCGACCTGTTGAACGGAGGGAGCGTAGGCGGATACCGCGCACCGGCAGTACCGGGCCTTGGTATTGGTTTTGACAATGCGCTCGCCGGTTTCGATATCCGAAATGTATTTCACTTCAGCGGCGGATATGGCCTTCCATTTGGCAGTGGCAAGCAGTTCCTGAGCAACTCAGGGAAGCTGACCAACGCTGTCATTGGAGGTTGGAGCGCAAACTGGATCGTAACTCTTGAGGGCGGCCAACCGATCACCCTCACCTGCCCGACCGCGACCACTTCGGGAACCAACTGCGACGATGTCAACGTTCCCGGGGAGAGTCAGAAGCTTGGCCTGCATCTCGACGGGAACAATAAGTTGAGTTGGTTCGGTAATCCGAATGCGTTCCAGCAACCTTGCCCGCTGGGCTCTCCAGCAACAGCAGGATGCATCCCTGCAACCGGTGCCGCCCTGCTGGGAGGTAACCCAGCAACCACTACCGGCCCACCAATCAAGACCTTCGACTTCTCGGCGTTCAAAGCCTTCCAGCTTACCGAACGATTCTCGATGCAGTTCCGGTCTGAGTTCTTCAACATCTTCAACCACCCGAACTTCAATGCTCCTAACTTCGGCGGCAACGGCGTTGTCGGAATCTCTGGTTCTGGCAACTTCACCAGCAATACGTTCGGTGAAATTGGATCCACTCGCACCAATCCGAGACAGGTCCAATTCGCTCTGAAACTGTACTTCTAA
- a CDS encoding tetratricopeptide repeat protein codes for MRHVSEVDLSTNACHGSRCLFKSGRSWFFAGAFSAVLALTVILASMLSAQQPHEQPQDGVTIQGSVLDLGGSSVVGASVKLEQKDVRETLETKTNAAGAFMFTALPPGRYLISAEKSGQRSRSTAVLVQTKGDRKTVELTLEAPGDTQPKSGPSSPSSSQTMQFSDQPNFTIAGVVDWTAVGGHGSDSALRTSEDLARETLTLKPESSRSNGAARGDSEAKGHESESHLRAAHASAPASFEANHQLGEFYFRLGRYQDSIPLLLTAYEIDPTVNSNAYDLALAYREVGDLSQARKYVEKLLAHNDSADLHLLAGELDEKLGDPLAAVREDEQAVRLDPSEQNYFEWGSELLLHRAVWQAVEVFKNGAKAYPKSSRMLTALGASLFAGALYDEAALRLCDASDLNPAAPEPYVFMGKIEIAAPTRLPCIEQKLARFVQEQPGNPVANYLYAMTVWKRQEQPAEQQSLQQVETLLIKAVTLDPNCVDAYLQLGILYSSQHDYEKAIGFYRKAIKADPQLGEAHYRLGVAYDRTGQSAKAKSEFLLHDEIEKKQADAVESQRREVKQFLVVLQEQPTHPPAQ; via the coding sequence ATGCGCCACGTAAGTGAAGTCGATCTCAGCACGAATGCTTGTCACGGATCGCGATGTTTATTTAAGAGTGGTAGATCTTGGTTTTTCGCTGGCGCTTTTTCAGCCGTCCTGGCCTTGACCGTCATTTTGGCTTCGATGTTATCTGCTCAGCAACCTCATGAGCAGCCCCAGGACGGAGTCACCATCCAAGGCAGTGTTCTCGACCTGGGGGGTAGCTCGGTAGTCGGCGCATCGGTAAAGCTAGAACAAAAAGATGTTCGCGAAACCCTGGAGACGAAGACCAACGCTGCGGGCGCGTTTATGTTTACTGCTCTCCCACCGGGTCGATATCTAATCAGCGCTGAAAAGTCAGGTCAAAGAAGTCGTAGTACCGCCGTTCTTGTACAGACCAAGGGCGATCGAAAGACTGTCGAGTTGACTCTCGAAGCCCCCGGAGATACGCAACCAAAATCGGGTCCATCTTCACCGTCTTCATCCCAGACAATGCAGTTTTCCGATCAGCCGAACTTCACCATCGCTGGAGTTGTTGACTGGACAGCTGTTGGAGGGCATGGATCGGATTCCGCGTTGAGAACCAGTGAAGATCTCGCGCGTGAAACTCTTACCCTTAAACCTGAAAGTTCCAGATCCAACGGTGCTGCTCGAGGTGACAGCGAAGCTAAAGGGCACGAATCCGAGAGCCACCTAAGGGCCGCTCATGCAAGCGCTCCGGCGAGCTTCGAGGCAAACCATCAGCTTGGCGAATTCTATTTTCGCCTGGGCAGATACCAGGACTCTATCCCGCTGTTGTTGACTGCATATGAAATCGATCCGACGGTGAATAGCAATGCGTACGATCTGGCACTGGCTTACAGGGAAGTGGGTGACCTTTCACAGGCTCGCAAATATGTCGAGAAACTATTGGCGCACAACGACTCTGCAGACCTGCATCTCCTTGCGGGCGAACTGGACGAAAAGCTCGGCGATCCGTTGGCTGCGGTCAGGGAAGATGAGCAGGCCGTTCGTCTGGATCCAAGCGAGCAAAATTACTTTGAATGGGGCTCAGAGCTGTTACTGCACCGGGCAGTCTGGCAGGCTGTAGAGGTCTTCAAAAATGGAGCAAAGGCATATCCAAAGTCATCCCGAATGCTGACTGCGCTCGGTGCCTCTCTCTTTGCGGGTGCTCTATACGATGAGGCGGCTCTTCGACTCTGCGATGCTTCCGATCTCAATCCAGCAGCTCCCGAACCGTACGTTTTCATGGGAAAGATAGAGATCGCCGCACCGACACGGTTACCGTGCATAGAACAGAAACTGGCGCGATTCGTGCAGGAGCAACCTGGAAACCCTGTCGCGAACTATCTTTATGCTATGACTGTTTGGAAACGCCAGGAACAGCCGGCCGAGCAGCAGTCCTTGCAACAGGTAGAAACTCTGCTCATCAAGGCCGTGACGCTCGATCCCAACTGCGTAGACGCCTATCTCCAACTTGGAATTCTTTATTCTTCACAGCATGACTATGAGAAGGCGATTGGTTTCTATAGGAAAGCAATCAAAGCGGACCCACAGTTAGGCGAGGCCCACTATCGTCTCGGCGTGGCTTACGACAGAACGGGGCAGTCGGCAAAAGCTAAAAGTGAGTTCCTGCTTCATGACGAGATTGAAAAGAAGCAAGCGGATGCTGTTGAAAGTCAGAGGCGCGAGGTCAAGCAGTTCTTGGTTGTTCTGCAGGAGCAGCCGACACACCCTCCGGCGCAATGA